Proteins found in one Acipenser ruthenus chromosome 18, fAciRut3.2 maternal haplotype, whole genome shotgun sequence genomic segment:
- the LOC117421156 gene encoding tumor protein D54-like isoform X8 has translation MESANQDINLNSPNKGLVSDSLTDVPVQGATGTTVPVGLTEEESEELKNELTKVEDEIVTLRQVLAAKEKTAYELKRKLGLTPLNELKQNFTKGWQDVQTSSAYLSASATLEDLTQSEAYKKTQETLSQAGQKTSAALTTVGSVITRKFGDMRALPFSQSFSSYSIRQSISMPAMRNSPSFKSFEDRVGTIKSKVIGGRENGDGLQSPTEMNPTQDGAPF, from the exons atggagtcTGCAAATCAAG ATATCAACCTCAACTCTCCCAATAAAGGGCTTGTGTCGGACAGCTTGACAGACGTGCCAGTACAAGGTGCCACAGGTACCACAGTGCCTGTAGGCTTGACTGAAGAAGAGTCGGAGGAATTAAAGAACGAGTTGACCAAG GTGGAGGATGAGATTGTCACCCTGCGCCAGGTGCTCGCTGCCAAAGAGAAAACCGCTTACGAACTCAAAAGAAAACTGGGACTCACTCCGCTGAACGAATTGAAACAAAACTTCACCAAAGGCTGGCAAGATGTTCAGACATCCTCAGC ATATCTGTCAGCGAGTGCCACTTTGGAGGACTTAACCCAGTCAGAAGC ATACAAGAAGACTCAGGAAACACTGTCTCAGGCAGGCCAGAAGACCTCTGCTGCTCTCACCACTGTGGGCTCTGTTATCACCAGGAAATTTGGAGATATGAG AGCGCTTCCATTCTCACAGTCATTTAG CAGTTACTCCATTCGCCAGTCGATAAGTATGCCTGCAATGAG GAACTCCCCATCGTTCAAGTCATTTGAAGACAGAGTTGGAACTATCAAG TCCAAAGTTATCGGTGGCAGAGAGAACGGGGATGGCCTGCAGTCTCCCACTGAAATGAATCCTACTCAGGACGGAGCGCCATTCTAG
- the LOC117421156 gene encoding tumor protein D54-like isoform X15: MESANQDINLNSPNKGLVSDSLTDVPVQGATGTTVPVGLTEEESEELKNELTKVEDEIVTLRQVLAAKEKTAYELKRKLGLTPLNELKQNFTKGWQDVQTSSAYKKTQETLSQAGQKTSAALTTVGSVITRKFGDMSSYSIRQSISMPAMRNSPSFKSFEDRVGTIKSKVIGGRENGDGLQSPTEMNPTQDGAPF; this comes from the exons atggagtcTGCAAATCAAG ATATCAACCTCAACTCTCCCAATAAAGGGCTTGTGTCGGACAGCTTGACAGACGTGCCAGTACAAGGTGCCACAGGTACCACAGTGCCTGTAGGCTTGACTGAAGAAGAGTCGGAGGAATTAAAGAACGAGTTGACCAAG GTGGAGGATGAGATTGTCACCCTGCGCCAGGTGCTCGCTGCCAAAGAGAAAACCGCTTACGAACTCAAAAGAAAACTGGGACTCACTCCGCTGAACGAATTGAAACAAAACTTCACCAAAGGCTGGCAAGATGTTCAGACATCCTCAGC ATACAAGAAGACTCAGGAAACACTGTCTCAGGCAGGCCAGAAGACCTCTGCTGCTCTCACCACTGTGGGCTCTGTTATCACCAGGAAATTTGGAGATATGAG CAGTTACTCCATTCGCCAGTCGATAAGTATGCCTGCAATGAG GAACTCCCCATCGTTCAAGTCATTTGAAGACAGAGTTGGAACTATCAAG TCCAAAGTTATCGGTGGCAGAGAGAACGGGGATGGCCTGCAGTCTCCCACTGAAATGAATCCTACTCAGGACGGAGCGCCATTCTAG
- the LOC117421156 gene encoding tumor protein D54-like isoform X2 has product MESANQDINLNSPNKGLVSDSLTDVPVQGATGTTVPVGLTEEESEELKNELTKVEDEIVTLRQVLAAKEKTAYELKRKLGLTPLNELKQNFTKGWQDVQTSSAYVKTSEKLGEWNEKVTGSDLYLSASATLEDLTQSEAYKKTQETLSQAGQKTSAALTTVGSVITRKFGDMRALPFSQSFSSYSIRQSISMPAMRNSPSFKSFEDRVGTIKSKVIGGRENGDGLQSPTEMNPTQDGAPF; this is encoded by the exons atggagtcTGCAAATCAAG ATATCAACCTCAACTCTCCCAATAAAGGGCTTGTGTCGGACAGCTTGACAGACGTGCCAGTACAAGGTGCCACAGGTACCACAGTGCCTGTAGGCTTGACTGAAGAAGAGTCGGAGGAATTAAAGAACGAGTTGACCAAG GTGGAGGATGAGATTGTCACCCTGCGCCAGGTGCTCGCTGCCAAAGAGAAAACCGCTTACGAACTCAAAAGAAAACTGGGACTCACTCCGCTGAACGAATTGAAACAAAACTTCACCAAAGGCTGGCAAGATGTTCAGACATCCTCAGC CTATGTGAAAACCAGCGAGAAACTCGGAGAGTGGAATGAGAAAGTTACCGGTTCCGATTT ATATCTGTCAGCGAGTGCCACTTTGGAGGACTTAACCCAGTCAGAAGC ATACAAGAAGACTCAGGAAACACTGTCTCAGGCAGGCCAGAAGACCTCTGCTGCTCTCACCACTGTGGGCTCTGTTATCACCAGGAAATTTGGAGATATGAG AGCGCTTCCATTCTCACAGTCATTTAG CAGTTACTCCATTCGCCAGTCGATAAGTATGCCTGCAATGAG GAACTCCCCATCGTTCAAGTCATTTGAAGACAGAGTTGGAACTATCAAG TCCAAAGTTATCGGTGGCAGAGAGAACGGGGATGGCCTGCAGTCTCCCACTGAAATGAATCCTACTCAGGACGGAGCGCCATTCTAG
- the LOC117421156 gene encoding tumor protein D54-like isoform X4, which translates to MESANQDINLNSPNKGLVSDSLTDVPVQGATGTTVPVGLTEEESEELKNELTKVEDEIVTLRQVLAAKEKTAYELKRKLGLTPLNELKQNFTKGWQDVQTSSAYVKTSEKLGEWNEKVTGSDLYLSASATLEDLTQSEAYKKTQETLSQAGQKTSAALTTVGSVITRKFGDMSSYSIRQSISMPAMRNSPSFKSFEDRVGTIKSKVIGGRENGDGLQSPTEMNPTQDGAPF; encoded by the exons atggagtcTGCAAATCAAG ATATCAACCTCAACTCTCCCAATAAAGGGCTTGTGTCGGACAGCTTGACAGACGTGCCAGTACAAGGTGCCACAGGTACCACAGTGCCTGTAGGCTTGACTGAAGAAGAGTCGGAGGAATTAAAGAACGAGTTGACCAAG GTGGAGGATGAGATTGTCACCCTGCGCCAGGTGCTCGCTGCCAAAGAGAAAACCGCTTACGAACTCAAAAGAAAACTGGGACTCACTCCGCTGAACGAATTGAAACAAAACTTCACCAAAGGCTGGCAAGATGTTCAGACATCCTCAGC CTATGTGAAAACCAGCGAGAAACTCGGAGAGTGGAATGAGAAAGTTACCGGTTCCGATTT ATATCTGTCAGCGAGTGCCACTTTGGAGGACTTAACCCAGTCAGAAGC ATACAAGAAGACTCAGGAAACACTGTCTCAGGCAGGCCAGAAGACCTCTGCTGCTCTCACCACTGTGGGCTCTGTTATCACCAGGAAATTTGGAGATATGAG CAGTTACTCCATTCGCCAGTCGATAAGTATGCCTGCAATGAG GAACTCCCCATCGTTCAAGTCATTTGAAGACAGAGTTGGAACTATCAAG TCCAAAGTTATCGGTGGCAGAGAGAACGGGGATGGCCTGCAGTCTCCCACTGAAATGAATCCTACTCAGGACGGAGCGCCATTCTAG
- the LOC117421156 gene encoding tumor protein D54-like isoform X6 encodes MESANQDINLNSPNKGLVSDSLTDVPVQGATGTTVPVGLTEEESEELKNELTKVEDEIVTLRQVLAAKEKTAYELKRKLGLTPLNELKQNFTKGWQDVQTSSAYVKTSEKLGEWNEKVTGSDLYKKTQETLSQAGQKTSAALTTVGSVITRKFGDMRALPFSQSFSSYSIRQSISMPAMRNSPSFKSFEDRVGTIKSKVIGGRENGDGLQSPTEMNPTQDGAPF; translated from the exons atggagtcTGCAAATCAAG ATATCAACCTCAACTCTCCCAATAAAGGGCTTGTGTCGGACAGCTTGACAGACGTGCCAGTACAAGGTGCCACAGGTACCACAGTGCCTGTAGGCTTGACTGAAGAAGAGTCGGAGGAATTAAAGAACGAGTTGACCAAG GTGGAGGATGAGATTGTCACCCTGCGCCAGGTGCTCGCTGCCAAAGAGAAAACCGCTTACGAACTCAAAAGAAAACTGGGACTCACTCCGCTGAACGAATTGAAACAAAACTTCACCAAAGGCTGGCAAGATGTTCAGACATCCTCAGC CTATGTGAAAACCAGCGAGAAACTCGGAGAGTGGAATGAGAAAGTTACCGGTTCCGATTT ATACAAGAAGACTCAGGAAACACTGTCTCAGGCAGGCCAGAAGACCTCTGCTGCTCTCACCACTGTGGGCTCTGTTATCACCAGGAAATTTGGAGATATGAG AGCGCTTCCATTCTCACAGTCATTTAG CAGTTACTCCATTCGCCAGTCGATAAGTATGCCTGCAATGAG GAACTCCCCATCGTTCAAGTCATTTGAAGACAGAGTTGGAACTATCAAG TCCAAAGTTATCGGTGGCAGAGAGAACGGGGATGGCCTGCAGTCTCCCACTGAAATGAATCCTACTCAGGACGGAGCGCCATTCTAG
- the LOC117421156 gene encoding tumor protein D54-like isoform X12, with product MESANQDINLNSPNKGLVSDSLTDVPVQGATGTTVPVGLTEEESEELKNELTKVEDEIVTLRQVLAAKEKTAYELKRKLGLTPLNELKQNFTKGWQDVQTSSAYKKTQETLSQAGQKTSAALTTVGSVITRKFGDMRALPFSQSFSSYSIRQSISMPAMRNSPSFKSFEDRVGTIKSKVIGGRENGDGLQSPTEMNPTQDGAPF from the exons atggagtcTGCAAATCAAG ATATCAACCTCAACTCTCCCAATAAAGGGCTTGTGTCGGACAGCTTGACAGACGTGCCAGTACAAGGTGCCACAGGTACCACAGTGCCTGTAGGCTTGACTGAAGAAGAGTCGGAGGAATTAAAGAACGAGTTGACCAAG GTGGAGGATGAGATTGTCACCCTGCGCCAGGTGCTCGCTGCCAAAGAGAAAACCGCTTACGAACTCAAAAGAAAACTGGGACTCACTCCGCTGAACGAATTGAAACAAAACTTCACCAAAGGCTGGCAAGATGTTCAGACATCCTCAGC ATACAAGAAGACTCAGGAAACACTGTCTCAGGCAGGCCAGAAGACCTCTGCTGCTCTCACCACTGTGGGCTCTGTTATCACCAGGAAATTTGGAGATATGAG AGCGCTTCCATTCTCACAGTCATTTAG CAGTTACTCCATTCGCCAGTCGATAAGTATGCCTGCAATGAG GAACTCCCCATCGTTCAAGTCATTTGAAGACAGAGTTGGAACTATCAAG TCCAAAGTTATCGGTGGCAGAGAGAACGGGGATGGCCTGCAGTCTCCCACTGAAATGAATCCTACTCAGGACGGAGCGCCATTCTAG
- the LOC117421156 gene encoding tumor protein D54-like isoform X1, which translates to MESANQDINLNSPNKGLVSDSLTDVPVQGATGTTVPVGLTEEESEELKNELTKVEDEIVTLRQVLAAKEKTAYELKRKLGLTPLNELKQNFTKGWQDVQTSSAYVKTSEKLGEWNEKVTGSDLYLSASATLEDLTQSEAYKKTQETLSQAGQKTSAALTTVGSVITRKFGDMRALPFSQSFSSSYSIRQSISMPAMRNSPSFKSFEDRVGTIKSKVIGGRENGDGLQSPTEMNPTQDGAPF; encoded by the exons atggagtcTGCAAATCAAG ATATCAACCTCAACTCTCCCAATAAAGGGCTTGTGTCGGACAGCTTGACAGACGTGCCAGTACAAGGTGCCACAGGTACCACAGTGCCTGTAGGCTTGACTGAAGAAGAGTCGGAGGAATTAAAGAACGAGTTGACCAAG GTGGAGGATGAGATTGTCACCCTGCGCCAGGTGCTCGCTGCCAAAGAGAAAACCGCTTACGAACTCAAAAGAAAACTGGGACTCACTCCGCTGAACGAATTGAAACAAAACTTCACCAAAGGCTGGCAAGATGTTCAGACATCCTCAGC CTATGTGAAAACCAGCGAGAAACTCGGAGAGTGGAATGAGAAAGTTACCGGTTCCGATTT ATATCTGTCAGCGAGTGCCACTTTGGAGGACTTAACCCAGTCAGAAGC ATACAAGAAGACTCAGGAAACACTGTCTCAGGCAGGCCAGAAGACCTCTGCTGCTCTCACCACTGTGGGCTCTGTTATCACCAGGAAATTTGGAGATATGAG AGCGCTTCCATTCTCACAGTCATTTAG TAGCAGTTACTCCATTCGCCAGTCGATAAGTATGCCTGCAATGAG GAACTCCCCATCGTTCAAGTCATTTGAAGACAGAGTTGGAACTATCAAG TCCAAAGTTATCGGTGGCAGAGAGAACGGGGATGGCCTGCAGTCTCCCACTGAAATGAATCCTACTCAGGACGGAGCGCCATTCTAG
- the LOC117421156 gene encoding tumor protein D54-like isoform X5, which translates to MESANQDINLNSPNKGLVSDSLTDVPVQGATGTTVPVGLTEEESEELKNELTKVEDEIVTLRQVLAAKEKTAYELKRKLGLTPLNELKQNFTKGWQDVQTSSAYVKTSEKLGEWNEKVTGSDLYKKTQETLSQAGQKTSAALTTVGSVITRKFGDMRALPFSQSFSSSYSIRQSISMPAMRNSPSFKSFEDRVGTIKSKVIGGRENGDGLQSPTEMNPTQDGAPF; encoded by the exons atggagtcTGCAAATCAAG ATATCAACCTCAACTCTCCCAATAAAGGGCTTGTGTCGGACAGCTTGACAGACGTGCCAGTACAAGGTGCCACAGGTACCACAGTGCCTGTAGGCTTGACTGAAGAAGAGTCGGAGGAATTAAAGAACGAGTTGACCAAG GTGGAGGATGAGATTGTCACCCTGCGCCAGGTGCTCGCTGCCAAAGAGAAAACCGCTTACGAACTCAAAAGAAAACTGGGACTCACTCCGCTGAACGAATTGAAACAAAACTTCACCAAAGGCTGGCAAGATGTTCAGACATCCTCAGC CTATGTGAAAACCAGCGAGAAACTCGGAGAGTGGAATGAGAAAGTTACCGGTTCCGATTT ATACAAGAAGACTCAGGAAACACTGTCTCAGGCAGGCCAGAAGACCTCTGCTGCTCTCACCACTGTGGGCTCTGTTATCACCAGGAAATTTGGAGATATGAG AGCGCTTCCATTCTCACAGTCATTTAG TAGCAGTTACTCCATTCGCCAGTCGATAAGTATGCCTGCAATGAG GAACTCCCCATCGTTCAAGTCATTTGAAGACAGAGTTGGAACTATCAAG TCCAAAGTTATCGGTGGCAGAGAGAACGGGGATGGCCTGCAGTCTCCCACTGAAATGAATCCTACTCAGGACGGAGCGCCATTCTAG
- the LOC117421156 gene encoding tumor protein D54-like isoform X7: MESANQDINLNSPNKGLVSDSLTDVPVQGATGTTVPVGLTEEESEELKNELTKVEDEIVTLRQVLAAKEKTAYELKRKLGLTPLNELKQNFTKGWQDVQTSSAYLSASATLEDLTQSEAYKKTQETLSQAGQKTSAALTTVGSVITRKFGDMRALPFSQSFSSSYSIRQSISMPAMRNSPSFKSFEDRVGTIKSKVIGGRENGDGLQSPTEMNPTQDGAPF, encoded by the exons atggagtcTGCAAATCAAG ATATCAACCTCAACTCTCCCAATAAAGGGCTTGTGTCGGACAGCTTGACAGACGTGCCAGTACAAGGTGCCACAGGTACCACAGTGCCTGTAGGCTTGACTGAAGAAGAGTCGGAGGAATTAAAGAACGAGTTGACCAAG GTGGAGGATGAGATTGTCACCCTGCGCCAGGTGCTCGCTGCCAAAGAGAAAACCGCTTACGAACTCAAAAGAAAACTGGGACTCACTCCGCTGAACGAATTGAAACAAAACTTCACCAAAGGCTGGCAAGATGTTCAGACATCCTCAGC ATATCTGTCAGCGAGTGCCACTTTGGAGGACTTAACCCAGTCAGAAGC ATACAAGAAGACTCAGGAAACACTGTCTCAGGCAGGCCAGAAGACCTCTGCTGCTCTCACCACTGTGGGCTCTGTTATCACCAGGAAATTTGGAGATATGAG AGCGCTTCCATTCTCACAGTCATTTAG TAGCAGTTACTCCATTCGCCAGTCGATAAGTATGCCTGCAATGAG GAACTCCCCATCGTTCAAGTCATTTGAAGACAGAGTTGGAACTATCAAG TCCAAAGTTATCGGTGGCAGAGAGAACGGGGATGGCCTGCAGTCTCCCACTGAAATGAATCCTACTCAGGACGGAGCGCCATTCTAG
- the LOC117421156 gene encoding tumor protein D54-like isoform X9, translated as MESANQDINLNSPNKGLVSDSLTDVPVQGATGTTVPVGLTEEESEELKNELTKVEDEIVTLRQVLAAKEKTAYELKRKLGLTPLNELKQNFTKGWQDVQTSSAYVKTSEKLGEWNEKVTGSDLYLSASATLEDLTQSEAYKKTQETLSQAGQKTSAALTTVGSVITRKFGDMRNSPSFKSFEDRVGTIKSKVIGGRENGDGLQSPTEMNPTQDGAPF; from the exons atggagtcTGCAAATCAAG ATATCAACCTCAACTCTCCCAATAAAGGGCTTGTGTCGGACAGCTTGACAGACGTGCCAGTACAAGGTGCCACAGGTACCACAGTGCCTGTAGGCTTGACTGAAGAAGAGTCGGAGGAATTAAAGAACGAGTTGACCAAG GTGGAGGATGAGATTGTCACCCTGCGCCAGGTGCTCGCTGCCAAAGAGAAAACCGCTTACGAACTCAAAAGAAAACTGGGACTCACTCCGCTGAACGAATTGAAACAAAACTTCACCAAAGGCTGGCAAGATGTTCAGACATCCTCAGC CTATGTGAAAACCAGCGAGAAACTCGGAGAGTGGAATGAGAAAGTTACCGGTTCCGATTT ATATCTGTCAGCGAGTGCCACTTTGGAGGACTTAACCCAGTCAGAAGC ATACAAGAAGACTCAGGAAACACTGTCTCAGGCAGGCCAGAAGACCTCTGCTGCTCTCACCACTGTGGGCTCTGTTATCACCAGGAAATTTGGAGATATGAG GAACTCCCCATCGTTCAAGTCATTTGAAGACAGAGTTGGAACTATCAAG TCCAAAGTTATCGGTGGCAGAGAGAACGGGGATGGCCTGCAGTCTCCCACTGAAATGAATCCTACTCAGGACGGAGCGCCATTCTAG
- the LOC117421156 gene encoding tumor protein D54-like isoform X14 → MESANQDINLNSPNKGLVSDSLTDVPVQGATGTTVPVGLTEEESEELKNELTKVEDEIVTLRQVLAAKEKTAYELKRKLGLTPLNELKQNFTKGWQDVQTSSAYLSASATLEDLTQSEAYKKTQETLSQAGQKTSAALTTVGSVITRKFGDMRNSPSFKSFEDRVGTIKSKVIGGRENGDGLQSPTEMNPTQDGAPF, encoded by the exons atggagtcTGCAAATCAAG ATATCAACCTCAACTCTCCCAATAAAGGGCTTGTGTCGGACAGCTTGACAGACGTGCCAGTACAAGGTGCCACAGGTACCACAGTGCCTGTAGGCTTGACTGAAGAAGAGTCGGAGGAATTAAAGAACGAGTTGACCAAG GTGGAGGATGAGATTGTCACCCTGCGCCAGGTGCTCGCTGCCAAAGAGAAAACCGCTTACGAACTCAAAAGAAAACTGGGACTCACTCCGCTGAACGAATTGAAACAAAACTTCACCAAAGGCTGGCAAGATGTTCAGACATCCTCAGC ATATCTGTCAGCGAGTGCCACTTTGGAGGACTTAACCCAGTCAGAAGC ATACAAGAAGACTCAGGAAACACTGTCTCAGGCAGGCCAGAAGACCTCTGCTGCTCTCACCACTGTGGGCTCTGTTATCACCAGGAAATTTGGAGATATGAG GAACTCCCCATCGTTCAAGTCATTTGAAGACAGAGTTGGAACTATCAAG TCCAAAGTTATCGGTGGCAGAGAGAACGGGGATGGCCTGCAGTCTCCCACTGAAATGAATCCTACTCAGGACGGAGCGCCATTCTAG
- the LOC117421156 gene encoding tumor protein D54-like isoform X3: MESANQGLVSDSLTDVPVQGATGTTVPVGLTEEESEELKNELTKVEDEIVTLRQVLAAKEKTAYELKRKLGLTPLNELKQNFTKGWQDVQTSSAYVKTSEKLGEWNEKVTGSDLYLSASATLEDLTQSEAYKKTQETLSQAGQKTSAALTTVGSVITRKFGDMRALPFSQSFSSSYSIRQSISMPAMRNSPSFKSFEDRVGTIKSKVIGGRENGDGLQSPTEMNPTQDGAPF; the protein is encoded by the exons atggagtcTGCAAATCAAG GGCTTGTGTCGGACAGCTTGACAGACGTGCCAGTACAAGGTGCCACAGGTACCACAGTGCCTGTAGGCTTGACTGAAGAAGAGTCGGAGGAATTAAAGAACGAGTTGACCAAG GTGGAGGATGAGATTGTCACCCTGCGCCAGGTGCTCGCTGCCAAAGAGAAAACCGCTTACGAACTCAAAAGAAAACTGGGACTCACTCCGCTGAACGAATTGAAACAAAACTTCACCAAAGGCTGGCAAGATGTTCAGACATCCTCAGC CTATGTGAAAACCAGCGAGAAACTCGGAGAGTGGAATGAGAAAGTTACCGGTTCCGATTT ATATCTGTCAGCGAGTGCCACTTTGGAGGACTTAACCCAGTCAGAAGC ATACAAGAAGACTCAGGAAACACTGTCTCAGGCAGGCCAGAAGACCTCTGCTGCTCTCACCACTGTGGGCTCTGTTATCACCAGGAAATTTGGAGATATGAG AGCGCTTCCATTCTCACAGTCATTTAG TAGCAGTTACTCCATTCGCCAGTCGATAAGTATGCCTGCAATGAG GAACTCCCCATCGTTCAAGTCATTTGAAGACAGAGTTGGAACTATCAAG TCCAAAGTTATCGGTGGCAGAGAGAACGGGGATGGCCTGCAGTCTCCCACTGAAATGAATCCTACTCAGGACGGAGCGCCATTCTAG
- the LOC117421156 gene encoding tumor protein D54-like isoform X13, which produces MESANQDINLNSPNKGLVSDSLTDVPVQGATGTTVPVGLTEEESEELKNELTKVEDEIVTLRQVLAAKEKTAYELKRKLGLTPLNELKQNFTKGWQDVQTSSAYVKTSEKLGEWNEKVTGSDLYKKTQETLSQAGQKTSAALTTVGSVITRKFGDMRNSPSFKSFEDRVGTIKSKVIGGRENGDGLQSPTEMNPTQDGAPF; this is translated from the exons atggagtcTGCAAATCAAG ATATCAACCTCAACTCTCCCAATAAAGGGCTTGTGTCGGACAGCTTGACAGACGTGCCAGTACAAGGTGCCACAGGTACCACAGTGCCTGTAGGCTTGACTGAAGAAGAGTCGGAGGAATTAAAGAACGAGTTGACCAAG GTGGAGGATGAGATTGTCACCCTGCGCCAGGTGCTCGCTGCCAAAGAGAAAACCGCTTACGAACTCAAAAGAAAACTGGGACTCACTCCGCTGAACGAATTGAAACAAAACTTCACCAAAGGCTGGCAAGATGTTCAGACATCCTCAGC CTATGTGAAAACCAGCGAGAAACTCGGAGAGTGGAATGAGAAAGTTACCGGTTCCGATTT ATACAAGAAGACTCAGGAAACACTGTCTCAGGCAGGCCAGAAGACCTCTGCTGCTCTCACCACTGTGGGCTCTGTTATCACCAGGAAATTTGGAGATATGAG GAACTCCCCATCGTTCAAGTCATTTGAAGACAGAGTTGGAACTATCAAG TCCAAAGTTATCGGTGGCAGAGAGAACGGGGATGGCCTGCAGTCTCCCACTGAAATGAATCCTACTCAGGACGGAGCGCCATTCTAG
- the LOC117421156 gene encoding tumor protein D54-like isoform X16 has product MESANQDINLNSPNKGLVSDSLTDVPVQGATGTTVPVGLTEEESEELKNELTKVEDEIVTLRQVLAAKEKTAYELKRKLGLTPLNELKQNFTKGWQDVQTSSAYKKTQETLSQAGQKTSAALTTVGSVITRKFGDMRNSPSFKSFEDRVGTIKSKVIGGRENGDGLQSPTEMNPTQDGAPF; this is encoded by the exons atggagtcTGCAAATCAAG ATATCAACCTCAACTCTCCCAATAAAGGGCTTGTGTCGGACAGCTTGACAGACGTGCCAGTACAAGGTGCCACAGGTACCACAGTGCCTGTAGGCTTGACTGAAGAAGAGTCGGAGGAATTAAAGAACGAGTTGACCAAG GTGGAGGATGAGATTGTCACCCTGCGCCAGGTGCTCGCTGCCAAAGAGAAAACCGCTTACGAACTCAAAAGAAAACTGGGACTCACTCCGCTGAACGAATTGAAACAAAACTTCACCAAAGGCTGGCAAGATGTTCAGACATCCTCAGC ATACAAGAAGACTCAGGAAACACTGTCTCAGGCAGGCCAGAAGACCTCTGCTGCTCTCACCACTGTGGGCTCTGTTATCACCAGGAAATTTGGAGATATGAG GAACTCCCCATCGTTCAAGTCATTTGAAGACAGAGTTGGAACTATCAAG TCCAAAGTTATCGGTGGCAGAGAGAACGGGGATGGCCTGCAGTCTCCCACTGAAATGAATCCTACTCAGGACGGAGCGCCATTCTAG
- the LOC117421156 gene encoding tumor protein D54-like isoform X11, whose product MESANQDINLNSPNKGLVSDSLTDVPVQGATGTTVPVGLTEEESEELKNELTKVEDEIVTLRQVLAAKEKTAYELKRKLGLTPLNELKQNFTKGWQDVQTSSAYKKTQETLSQAGQKTSAALTTVGSVITRKFGDMRALPFSQSFSSSYSIRQSISMPAMRNSPSFKSFEDRVGTIKSKVIGGRENGDGLQSPTEMNPTQDGAPF is encoded by the exons atggagtcTGCAAATCAAG ATATCAACCTCAACTCTCCCAATAAAGGGCTTGTGTCGGACAGCTTGACAGACGTGCCAGTACAAGGTGCCACAGGTACCACAGTGCCTGTAGGCTTGACTGAAGAAGAGTCGGAGGAATTAAAGAACGAGTTGACCAAG GTGGAGGATGAGATTGTCACCCTGCGCCAGGTGCTCGCTGCCAAAGAGAAAACCGCTTACGAACTCAAAAGAAAACTGGGACTCACTCCGCTGAACGAATTGAAACAAAACTTCACCAAAGGCTGGCAAGATGTTCAGACATCCTCAGC ATACAAGAAGACTCAGGAAACACTGTCTCAGGCAGGCCAGAAGACCTCTGCTGCTCTCACCACTGTGGGCTCTGTTATCACCAGGAAATTTGGAGATATGAG AGCGCTTCCATTCTCACAGTCATTTAG TAGCAGTTACTCCATTCGCCAGTCGATAAGTATGCCTGCAATGAG GAACTCCCCATCGTTCAAGTCATTTGAAGACAGAGTTGGAACTATCAAG TCCAAAGTTATCGGTGGCAGAGAGAACGGGGATGGCCTGCAGTCTCCCACTGAAATGAATCCTACTCAGGACGGAGCGCCATTCTAG